The DNA window aaaaagaaaaacgatAATAGAATGATAATattgttgttttattttttatttttttaattcagatttaaaaaatgatttattgcatcagtgtgacgatgcccactcgcgggtcggcgagtgagcgtcacgcatggcgccggagcgcgccacgtcgctctggcgcgtggcgagacggaaCGTgtggcgggctggggacgagacgggacgctgcaacgcgtcacgccgccgtctcgtcccttAATGACGAATTACGGGCCAATCGCGTGACGCTCTGCGGGTGgcctaataataaaaaatttatatatagtgGAGCCTTTACTTAAAAATATTTCTGCGTCCGAGCCCCTGATTCTCACTCAGTCGGAAAAAGGAAATAGAATTCCCAATTGTTGATACAGTCATCGCCGAGCTCCTTAGAATGCCGCCTTTGCTCTCGCTGGCGGTTGTTGCTTATCATCGGTTTCCATTTTGTACATATATTTTTCGGAATTGACTATCTTTGAATATTGAATTAAGATTTCTGTGTTTGGTCTGGAGCTATAAATCGTTTTCTTAGggcatccactacgcggcgcGCCACCGTCCCGCGTTCCGTCGCGGAGGGACGGAACACTCTCGCGACGCGTTGCGACACGTCGTCCCGTCCTGATCCCGTCCCTCGGCCCGTGCCTGCGAGACACGGAACGGGCTGTCACGCCACGCGCCGtagcgacgtggcgcgcccctgcgccatgcgtgacgcccactcgccagcccgcgagtgggcgtcgtcacgctgacgcaataaatcaattttttttaaaaaaatcgtatttaaaaaaattacttttatttataaaaattgtttttatatttaaaaacaatttttataaataaataaatataagaaattcgtaatagcccacgtatatttgatgggcttgcgaatttatgaaactcattcttggttgcttctcttttatagagacaaccttgaatgttttatgttccactttcgatgtgggacaaagtcattcttggttgtttctcttttatagagacatccaagaatgattttgtcccacatcgaaagtgaaacataaaacattcaaggatgtccatataaaattatatttaaattatgtcatttttatttttttaagattttaattaagttttttttttaaattttaagttgtatttttattttatgctgtaatgttattttaattttgattgaattgtgttggaaaaaaaataataaatgaaattgaatgaatagtaactTAAgagacggaataagggacggttaaggacggaacgttgcaggttccgtcccttagttaaggaatggaggaataaagtataGTGGgtccctcaaatagtagtttaagggacggtgggaGTGAGTAGTGGATGCTGTTAGGTTCAATATTTCATCATAAATAAGTGCTATTTGATTTGTCTAAACATTTCATAGCTACTATTCTCGCATCTTAGTATAGTTGATCAAACGGATTTCCAATCGATCGGAATCTTTGGCTGGCAATGGCCGGGGTTTCGCGGCGAAACACTCGAggcaaaacaacctccgctggCAAATCGCCGAACCTCGACAACACCAACACCAGAACCCGAAAGTCCGCCGCCGGAGGCCGCCGCGGTTTCACTCGGATCGTCACTTCCACCTTCGCGATTTTGTTATCTATTGGAATTGTTCTCATCGCTATAGGATTTTGTATGAAGAATTATTTCATAAACCCTGCTAAGGAGACTGTAAAACCCAGGGTCGTCATGCCGTTATCCGCTCCAAAGCTCATGGATCTTCCTATGGTGAATTGAAGATTCTTTTGGATTCTGATAAtgtcataattttattttagttgtaAAATcggagattttttttttcattttccctgCAGTTTCAAGGGGAGCACAAGGAGAGTTTGTATTGGGGAACATACAGGCCTCATGTTTATTTTGGAATTCGTGCACGGTGAGTTCATTTCGCTGATTAATTTTAATGCTATTCTATCGATTGTTTGTATGGAAAAAATATCATCTGTTTCTgcattgattttattttaatgtgcATATAATTAGTTTACGGACAATGTACTACtatatcataaatatttttgcTGATGTATTGCAATCAGCTTATGAATGCATACGGACTGACTGAGGATCTTGATATTTCATTTAGGATATCCCATTCTAGTTGTGCATGCCTTCTTCCAAGTGATAAGCATTTTTAGCCGCTCTCTTTACATAAGTTTGGCTAATGTATATTTAAGCACTAGCATTTTGGTGTTGCTTTGTTCTCTTACTCTCTCTGCAAATCTATGTTATTGCATCTGCAGTAGAGTGGTTGCTTGAGAAATTTTATGTGAGATGTTGTCATTGTCAGGACTCCTCAGTCTCTGCTGGCGGGTCTGATGTGGCTTGGTGTTAAGGATGGGAAATATGTGATGCGGCATGTGTGCCAGGACTCAGATGAGCTAGCGACATATGGTTGGACGCACCATAATGGACGGGATTATGGTCGTCAAGTATTGGTTGACCAAAAATTGGCGTTGACAACGAATTTCCTGAAATCAAGGGAGGAAGAGAGTGGTTATGGTGGGGACTGGGCAGTTCGAATTGAAGCACAAAGTGAAGTGTATGTGCCTATACCTTTTATACTGCTTCATTTCTGTGACTTGCATGGTTTATCATGAAATGAAAAGATTTTTGCCTAGGAATTCCAAAATACTTCGTCATGGCTAATCATCTGTAATGTTGAATTAAGTGATGCACTTTACGTGCTGAAGTTTCAAGACTGAGAGGCATGAATTGCATTTTGAAGTTGAAGTAGAATAATATAAGAGTCGATTATGTTTTGCAGTATAGAAGAATGGTTAGAAAGTTTACTCCCCCCGACCAATGCATGAATAGATAAATGAACAGAGAACCAAATAATGTTGCTACATCTGGAATCGTATAAGGAGGTGGCAAGGTTGCCAATATGTAGCAACAATGAGGCGAATATTTACTCTTGTGTTTATCAATGAGTTCAGTGTCTTTTCCTTCATACTATTCAGATGCTATTTCTTTTGGGAAACCAGGGCAATATTTTTACCTTTGCATGATTTCGCTGCTTTAAATTTGTTCATAGCCTGCTGACACTCCTTACCCGATAAAGTAATTTACTATGTTTTTGTCATCTGCTGTCATGACGTTTGGATTCTTCTATAGACTTAATGAGGAAATGGAAGAAACTGTGCACCTTTTCTTTTATGTCGCTGATGAAGAGGGAACTGCTTTAGGTCTGGGTAAGGGTGCCTCAGACGATCCTGATGACTTCCTTCTGGCATTTGGTTCAAGGAATGATGTTGGTAACTGGGAACTTCATCTGGAATCAAAGGTACCATATCTTCAAACCacgttttgttttctttttctttatttccgTGATGATGATCAGTAGCTAGAGTCTGTCATACTCAGAAATATAAGGTTTATTCAGTACGTATTTCTGATATTATCTTCTAGTAGATAGATAACCTAATAATACCTTACTGAATTTCTTAAGGAGAACTTTGAGTTCCATTATGCTGGTTTCAAGACACATAACACTCACAATTTATCTGAGCTCGTCCAAACCAATCTTGCAATCAAGGTATGTACAATTTTAGGTTTCACTATGGATCCCCTGACTTTTGGCTGTATCTTTGCAATACTTAAAACCCAATTTATGTTCTTTTTTTAGGCTCGGACAACCGGCCGACTTCAACTCTCGGATACATCTGATCATGCTTCAAATATTCTAGTTTTCCAGGTTTGTCAATCATCAAATTTTTCATAATCTTTTGTTGAGATATACTTTTGTTCTCATCCATGTTGCTCATCATTTTCTATTCATAGTTCAGGTTTCTGCAATGATTCCTTTCAAAGCGGATATTGCTTTTGTGACAAAATTGAGTGGTTCTACGTCAAGATTAAAAGAACGTATCAGAAGTCTTATAGGTACAGCTAACTGTTTTATACATTCAGGCAATTTAATTTGAGCttttaagaagaagaaaaaaacattATATGTATCTGTTGCTGAGAAGTTCTACAATTTAATCCACTGAATTTCATATTTGATAATTCTACGGATGAAATATGTTCATTAAAATTCTACTTATTTAAACTCAAGTttcaagatttttttaaaattttagaaactagAAATTCCATTTCTCACACTTCCCAAGCACATGCTTTGACATCTACTGGTAAAATTTATCTCCTACATCTCTGACTTTATTAAGAGTCATGATGTTTCTTTATCTAATTCTCTGACTTAGAAGCTTAGATTTTTTGTTATACCAAGCCACCCCTTAATCATTTGATTTTCTGCCGACCTGCTTTTCTCTTTATCACTTTGAACGTTGAAATCATTCCAGGCGACTCTTTATCCAGTAATCTCAAGCATAAACAGGAGCAATTTGACAACAAATTCCAGAGCTGTTTTGACATGTTCAATGAGGTATCAATCATGAAAGATCATTTGCTGCCTTAGCCATCATCATTTAATTgagttttattaaatttttatatggGATGTTAGACTTTgaggttttttattaaataaaggaCTAAACCTCATATATTGACTTTTAGTGATGTGTTGATACTTTATCTGAAGCCGAATAACGAAAACCTATAATACCTATGCTAGATGGCCATATATGaaaatacataataaaaaaattcagaacAAAGTTTGTCTCAACCCACCATTGTTGAGTGCTGACACAATACAGACCATGCAGTCTTCTCTTGAGATGCCATCTATACACTAGTTAAGTGGTTGCAATTAAACATTTCCTGAACAGAGCATTGAAGATAATACATGCAGATAAACAAGTGAAAACGTCAACATAGAAGATAAAAATTACAATCTGCTAACAATATATCAGTGGATTTTATGTACAACAGGCTTGGTTACAATATGTCATGACTTTGTCATATGATTGTCACATTTAATCAAATTTATGTCTGAATTATTTGCATAATCTTCAATCATCTGTGTtgatttacttttattttctgtatcatatcattttcacattttttcattAGTATGTATACTTTGCCACATTGTTCTTGATAGTTTCACATGTTCAATGAGATGTATGTCTGTTTCAGATCAACCCTGAAGCCATAACAGTGGCCAAAGCAGCACTCGGGAATTTGCTGGGCGGGGTTGGCTACTTTTATGGACAATCAAAAATTTCACTTCCACCTTCCTCTAAAGTAAGGCGGTTTCTGAGTAGTTTTCATGCTAATTCTCCAGCCCTAGTGAAAATATGAATGATTTAgtttatatcttgaactttaAGTGTTTTTCAGTTTGTAACCTCAACTTTGACTTCTTTTTCGTATGTCATgaaatttgagaaatttcatagTTATGGCCCGTTTAAAGTTTTCTGTCACTGGAAGTGTGACTTTGATGATATGTAAACTGAGGTGGATTTTCAATTTTCCAACTCAACAGGAAACAATGTTGTTTCCATGCCTCATCATTAAATAAAGGGTTAATCGTAGTTTATAGCCTGAACTTTGAGTGACTTCCAGTTTGCAGCCTCAACCCACCCAACTTATTATACACCCCTCTCCCAACTTAAAGTTGGTGCTCACTACTCAAGAGGACTCAAGCAATCTAGGGTACACaaaattgtttttttgtttatcGAAACTTCTCTCAAATATTCTATCCTAGGAACTAGTTGTGGCTTCGTATGCCAAGTATATTTTGCTATTCATAATATTAGAACTAGTTCTTGTTAATGTTGGTGATAACACACGCTTGCTCAGCCTTTTGAGTGTTCTGTACAAAGTTTCCGCCCTTAATTCAACAACATGGTGTCTGTATTGGCTTCAACGATTATGCCATTTCTCTTTCTAATAAAGTCACACAGTTATTATCATCTCATGCAGGTTGTACCCGGTGACAATTATATTTCCTATTGGCCAGCTGAACTATACACAGCAGTTCCAAGTCGTCCCTTCTTTCCCAGGGGGTTTTTGTGGGATGAAGGTTTTCATCAGCTACTAATATGGTGAGTTGTCTATAGAATAGAGGAACCTTTAGTTTTGCTATATTCTGGAGAACGTTTTCTTTGGTACTAGTTACTGACTTACTGCTAATGCTATCTTTTCTAGTGACTAAtaaatttgtttgtttgtttatttactTGGAAAGGCGATGGGATGCTAATATTTCTCTGGATATCATCGGGCATTGGCTAGATCTGATGAATGCTGATGGATGGATTCCACGTGAGCAGATTTTAGGTGCTGAAGCTTTAAGGTACTCAGCTCCTTTGTAATACAATCTGAAGAACCTTACTCCTATTTAATCACTGATGTTAAGCTATTGGCAGTAAGGTACCATCGGAGTTTGTGCTTCAGCATCCGACAAATGGAAACCCACCAACATTATTCTTGGTTCTACGAGGTTGAGTTTTTACTGCAGTGTCTGACTTTCATCAAATACTATGTTCACCGAGAACAGTAGTGGTATCGTACAATTGCATTAATAGTCTAATTTTTGTTTTCAGCCTATATGGCTTACAGCGAAATCTCCTACCATGTTATTTACTTAGAAGCTGAATTATTGAAGAGTCCAAaactgtataaaatgacattataTCATTAAAAACACTGTCA is part of the Salvia splendens isolate huo1 chromosome 6, SspV2, whole genome shotgun sequence genome and encodes:
- the LOC121807521 gene encoding mannosyl-oligosaccharide glucosidase GCS1-like — translated: MAGVSRRNTRGKTTSAGKSPNLDNTNTRTRKSAAGGRRGFTRIVTSTFAILLSIGIVLIAIGFCMKNYFINPAKETVKPRVVMPLSAPKLMDLPMFQGEHKESLYWGTYRPHVYFGIRARTPQSLLAGLMWLGVKDGKYVMRHVCQDSDELATYGWTHHNGRDYGRQVLVDQKLALTTNFLKSREEESGYGGDWAVRIEAQSEVLNEEMEETVHLFFYVADEEGTALGLGKGASDDPDDFLLAFGSRNDVGNWELHLESKENFEFHYAGFKTHNTHNLSELVQTNLAIKARTTGRLQLSDTSDHASNILVFQVSAMIPFKADIAFVTKLSGSTSRLKERIRSLIGDSLSSNLKHKQEQFDNKFQSCFDMFNEINPEAITVAKAALGNLLGGVGYFYGQSKISLPPSSKVVPGDNYISYWPAELYTAVPSRPFFPRGFLWDEGFHQLLIWRWDANISLDIIGHWLDLMNADGWIPREQILGAEALSKVPSEFVLQHPTNGNPPTLFLVLREFVCSIKKDKFSASQINDISTFLRRAFVRLDAWYKWFNTTQSGKDVGTYFWHGRDNVTTRELNPKSLSSGLDDYPRASHPSEDERHVDLRCWMHLAADCMNSISEFLEDSRIGKEYSLTAKLLSDFDLLNQIHLDYTSGVYSDYGNHTEKVRLSWQMVESAGGYPSRELLREVLEKPVLRLVPHIGYVSLFPFMSRLIPADSWILEKQLDLISDSSTLWTKFGLRSLSKTSSVYMQRNTEHDPPYWRGPIWMNMNYMILSALNYYSQVDGPYQDRAKIIYTDLRNNLIQNVVKNYKQSGFLWEQYDQKKGKGKGARLFTGWTSLIVLIMAESYSEC